In the genome of Bosea sp. ANAM02, the window ACGGTAGCGTGCCGCTCTGGCACGGCCTATGTCTTGAGCATCGCCCAACCGTCGCGATCCGGGGCAGAACCGCCGCGATTCGCGTCAGACAGAAGGCTCAAGAGTTCCGTTTCGATGCCGATCCAGCCAGACGACACGATGCTCGACCCGAATCTCGCCGAGGACCATGGCGATGTCCGCCGCGTAGCCTATGGCTATGTCGAGGATGCCTTCAACGAGGCGCAGCAGGACGGGCTCGATCCCGATGCCATGGCCCATGCCGCCCTGTTCGCGGCGCTGCGGACGCTGGTCGAGACCTATGGCGAGGACGCGACCGCGACCTTCGCCGAGACGCTGGCCGACAAGGTGCGCTGCGGCGCCTTCACCTGCGGCACCCGCCACTGAGTATGCGAGTCAGGGCGCTGTCGCCGGCTGCGCCCTGATCGTTTCGATGATCCGCAGTACGGCCGCGCTGTCGCCGAGCGGCATCTCCGCGCAGGCGCCCTCCCCCGCACGAATCGCCGCTATCGCCGCTTCCGCCTGGAATTGAAGGCCGTTGCCGGGAAAGGCGACATTCTCGCTGATCCGGCCCGATTGAGGCAGGCGGTCGAGCAGGCGCGCGATCCCGCCCGTTCCGCGTTCGTAAGCTGCAAGCGCGCGGCCGGCATCGGCATACCAACTCAACCGCTGGGCCTTCAGGAACGGCGCTTCGAGGATCAGCCCGCCGCACTCGCCCTCGACAAGCAGCCGGTTCGCCCCGTCCCGATCAAAGCCACAGGACAGCTCCACGACCGCGGCCGGATACTCCAGCCGGAATAGGCTCCGCCGGTCGACGCCGGTCCCGGCGGCGAGCCAGCTTCCGCTTACGGCTCGCGGATCGCCCAGCAGATCCAGGACAAGCGACAGCGGATAGACGCCGAGATCGAATGCCGCACCGCCGCCCAAGGCCGGATCGAAGAAGCGGCTGCCCGGCTCCTCGGGATGGAGATAGGAGAGATCGGCACGGATGCGTTTGATCGCACCGATGCGGCCAGCGACAATCTGCTCGCGCGCCCGGCGCACCGCCGGCAGGAAGCGACTCCACAGTGCTTCCATCGCGAAGACGCCGCGCTCGGCGGCCGCCTGCGCGATTCTCTCGACATCGGCGCTGGCGAGCGCGATCGGCTTCTCGATCAGAACCGGCTTGCCGGCCGCGATGGCTTTGAGCGCCTGCGTGGCATGGAGATGGTTGGGCGTCGCGATATAGACCGCTTCGATCGCGGAATCGGCCAGGAAGGCCGCTTCGTCATCATAGGCCGTCGCCTCGCCGAACCGCCCGGCGAACCCCTGCGCCTTATCGAGCGAACGCGAGTGCACGGCGGCGATGCGGGCCTGCGGCAGCAGGCCGAGATCGTTGGCGAAGAGCCCGGCAATCGTGCCGGTGCCCATGATCCCCCAGCCGAATGGCCCGTTCTGCGCCAAGCGCCCCTCCCTCGCTGGCGACGAGCGATAGCGGAGGGGCGTTAAGGCCGGGTTCCTCAGACGGCGAGCGCGAAGCCGTCCTTGCGGTGGTCGGAGGCGCCGAACATCACGCCGCGCTTGTGATCGACCCAGATCGCCTGGCAGCCGCCAAGCGGCTCCTCGGACCAGATCACGTCATGGCCGCGCGCCTTCAGGTCGGCGGCGATGCTCGCGGGGATCGTCGTCTCCAGCGAGAGCTTGCCGTCATAGGCGAAGCTGCGCGGCGCGTCCGAGGCCTGCTGCGGGTCGAAGCCGCGGTCGAGGATGCCGGAGAGGAAATGGGCATGGCCGGTCGACTGGTACTGGCCGCCCATCA includes:
- a CDS encoding Gfo/Idh/MocA family oxidoreductase; its protein translation is MGTGTIAGLFANDLGLLPQARIAAVHSRSLDKAQGFAGRFGEATAYDDEAAFLADSAIEAVYIATPNHLHATQALKAIAAGKPVLIEKPIALASADVERIAQAAAERGVFAMEALWSRFLPAVRRAREQIVAGRIGAIKRIRADLSYLHPEEPGSRFFDPALGGGAAFDLGVYPLSLVLDLLGDPRAVSGSWLAAGTGVDRRSLFRLEYPAAVVELSCGFDRDGANRLLVEGECGGLILEAPFLKAQRLSWYADAGRALAAYERGTGGIARLLDRLPQSGRISENVAFPGNGLQFQAEAAIAAIRAGEGACAEMPLGDSAAVLRIIETIRAQPATAP